The DNA sequence ATGAGGCTCCCCATGAAAAAAATCCTGCTGCTCAACGGCGGTAAAAAATTCGCTCATTCCGACGGTCGCTATAACGCGACGCTCCACGAGACTGCCCTCAGCGTTCTGGACCGAGGCGGTCTTGACGTGAAAACCACGTTCATCGACGGCGGCTACGACATCAAGGAAGAGGTCGCCAAGTTCCTTTGGGCCGACGTGATCATTTATCAGATGCCTGGCTGGTGGATGGGCGCGCCGTGGACCGTCAAGAAGTACATCGACGAGGTCTTCACCGAAGGTCACGGCAGCCTCTACGCCAGCGACGGCCGCACCCGCTCCGACGCGTCGCAGAAGTACGGCAGCGGCGGTCTGTTGCAGGGCAAGCAATACATGTTGTCCCTGACCTGGAACGCCCCGCAGCAAGCCTTCGACGACCCCACCGACTTCTTCGAAGCCAAGGGCGTGGACGCGGTGTACTTTCCATTTCACAAAGCCAACCAGTTCCTGGGCATGACCGGCCTGCCGACTTTCCTGTGTGTGGACGTGATGAAACGTCCGAATGTCGAGGCCGATGTGGTGCGCTATGAGCAGCATTTGCGTGAGGTGTTCGGCCTTTCGCGGTAATCCGGCTAGTATCGGGGCCTACCTGAAGACAGTGATGCATCTGTGGCATTGAGTTGCATTTCATGAGAGGACACCTGTGAAAGCCAGATCCGACGAATTGCAGATCTTCGTCTGCGTGATCGAGTGCGGATCCATCTCCGCCGCCGCCGAGCAGGTCGGGCAGACGCCGTCGGCGGTCAGTCGCACCTTGTCGCGCCTGGAGGCCAAGCTCGATACCACGTTGATCAACCGCACTACCCGGCGCATGGACCTGACCGAAGAGGGCAAGTATTTCTTCGAGCAGGCCAAGGGCATCCTCGACCAGATGGACGAGCTGGAAGAACGCTTGTCGTCCCGCCAGAAAAATCCCGCAGGACGCTTGCGGATCAACGCGGCGTCACCGTTCATGCTCCACGCCATCGTCCCGCACATCGAAGAGTTTCGCCGGCTCTACCCGGACATCCAGCTCGAACTCAACAGCAACGACCTGATCATCGATTTGCTGGAGCAAAGCACCGACATCGCCATTCGTATCGGCACCCTCACCGATTCGACGTTGCATGCCCGGTCCCTGGGGTGCAGCCCCTTGCACATCCTGGCCAGCCCGACTTATCTGAAGCAGCACGGCACGCCTTCAAGCGTCGCCGAGCTGGCAGGTCATGCGCTGTTGGGGTTTGCCCAGAACGAGGGGCTCAATCAGTGGCCGCTGCGCCATGTACACGGTGATCGCTGGCCGATCCAAGCGGCCATTAGCGCCTCCAGTGGCGAAACCGTGCGCCACCTGGCGCTGCAAGGACAGGGCATCGCCTGCCTGTCGGATTTCATGACCCGTGACGACATCCAGGCCGGTCGGCTGGAGGTGTTGCTGGCCGACGCCAACAGCGGATACCGCCAGCCGATCAATGCGGTGTACTACCGCAACTCGCAATTGGCGTTGCGGATCCAGTGCTTCCTGGACTTCATCCAGGGCAAGCTCGCCGACTACGCTTCGCGGGAATTCAAGGGCTGATTCGTGACTTCCAGGCAAGAGTGATTTGGGCAATGTGGACTGTTTCGCCAAGGATCGGTCCCCGATACTCGTCCCATCACTGATTTGCCAAGGAGTTCATCCATGAACGTATTCGTCACCGGCGCTGCCGGTTTTATCGGCGGTTCCATCGCCACCGGCCTGGTACGTGCCGGACATCAAGTCACCGGTCTGGTACGCAGTGCCGAACAGGCGGGCGAGCTGACTGCACTGGGCATCAAGCCGGTCATCGGCACCCTCGAAGACAGCAAGCTGCTCACCGAACAGGCACGTGCTGCCGACGCGGTGATCAATGCCGCCAGTAGCGATCATCGTGGTGCGGTAGAGGCCTTGATCGAAGGGCTCAAGGGGTCGAACAAAGTGCTGTTGCACACCAGCGGTTCGAGCATTGTCGGCGATGCTTCGGGCGGTCGCTCCAGCGAGGACATTTACTACGAAGGCAAGCTGCCGCAACCCACCCCCGACAAAGCGGCCCGTGTCGCCATCGACAACCTGGTCCTGGATGCCGCCAAGCAAGGCGTGAACTCGGCGGTGATCTGCAACACCTTGATCTATGGCCACAGCCTGGGCGTGAAGCGTGACAGCGTGCAATTGCCGCGTCTGCTCAAGCAGGCGCGTAAAAGTGGAGTGGTACGGCATGTCGGGCCGGGGCAGAACATCTGGTCCAACGTGCATATCGAGGACGTGGTCGAGTTATACAAACTGGCCCTGACCCATAACCAGCCTGGCACGTTCTACTTCGTCGAAAGCGGCGAGGCTTCGTTCATCGACATGACCACCGCCATGGCCCGAGCACTGCAGCTTGGTGAACCGCAAGATTGGCCGCTGGCCGATGCCGAGGCCGAGTGGGGCTACGAAATGGCCAATTATGGCCTGGGCTCCAACAGCCGCGTGCGGGGTAAAAATGCCCGTGAGTTGCTCGGCTGGACACCGAAGCGGACCTCGGTGGTGGAGTGGATTCTTGCTGAGATGGTGTGAGTGCCATCAAAGCCATCGTAAAACATAGCACCCGTGGGAGCGGGCTTGCTCGCGAAGGCGGTGTGTCAGTCGATAAAAAGGCTGACTGACACGCCGCTTTCGCGAGCAAGCCCGCTCCCACAAGGTCCCATGCGAGCCTGGTACTTTTTCAGTCGTGCTGCTCGCCCGCCCGCTTGAGCATCTGCTTGCAGCGGTCGGACAGGTGATACACCCGCAGATGCTTGCCGGCTTTGCTGTAGCGTTCACGCAAAGTCTTGAGCGCGGCGATGGCCGAGTAATCGACGAAGCTCAGGTGACGGCAGTCCAGTGTCACCTGGGCGGGGTCGTTGGCCGGGTCGAACTGGTTGAGGAACGGCGTCGTCGAGGCGAAGAACAGCGTGCCGTGCAGGCGATAGAGTTTGCTGCCGTCGGCCTCCAGGTGCGTGTCGGCGTACAGCTCCCGGGCCTGTTGCCAGGCGAAGTTGAGCGCCGCAATGACGATACCGCAGAGCACGGCGATGGCCAGGTCGGTGAACACCGTGATGACCGTCACCGCGATGATCACCAGCACATCGTTCACCGGCACTTTGTTGATCACCCGCAGAGAGGCCCAGGCAAACGTCTGCTGCGACACCACGAACATCACCCCCACCAGTGCAGCGAGCGGGATGCGCTCGATCAGTGGCGACAGGAACAACACGAACAGCAACACCATCACCCCGGCCACGACACCCGATAATCGCCCGCGCCCGCCCGAGCTGAGGTTGATCATCGTCTGGCCGATCATGGCGCACCCGCCCATGCCGCCGAACAGCCCGGAGACCATGTTGGCCGCGCCCAGTGCCACGCATTCCCGGTCCGGATAACCGCGGCTTTGGGTGATTTCATCGGTCAGGTTCAGGGTCAGCAGGGTTTCCAGCAGGCCGACCATCGCCATGATCACCGCATAGGGCGCCACGATCTGCAGGGTTTTCAGGTTCCAGGGAATGTCCGGCCAGGCAAAGGCCGGCAAGCCGCCGGCGATGTGGGCCATGTCGCCCAGCGTCCGGGTCGGCAGGCCGAGCAGGTAGACCGCCAGGCCGACGCCGAGGATCGCCACCAGGGCCTGCGGCACGCTACGGGTCAGGCGCGGCAGCAGGTAGACGATGGCCATGGTCAGCGCCACCAGGCCGACCATCAGGTACAGCGGGCCGCCGCTCAGCCAGGTCTGGTCAATCTTGAAATGTTCCAGCTGGGCCAGCGCAATGACAATCGCCAGGCCGTTGACGAAGCCGAGCATCACCGGGTGCGGCACCATCCGCACCAGCTTGCCCAACCGCAACAGCCCGAACGCCAGCATGATCAGCCCGCCCAACAGCACGGTGGCCAGCAGGTACTGCACGCCGTGCTGCACCACCAGCGCGATGATCACCACCGCCATCGAACCCGCCGCGCCCGACACCATGCCCGGGCGTCCGCCGAACAGGGCGGTGAGGGTGCAGAGGATGAAGGCGCCGTACAACCCCATCAGCGGGTTGAGGTGGGCCACCAGGGCGAAGGCGATGCACTCGGGAAGCAAGGCGAAGGACGTGGTGAGGCCGGCGAGGACGTCGGCGCGAAGGCGTGCTGGTTTCATGGTTTACCTGACTGGGCACCGGTTGAGCGTTGGCTGCCGGGACGTGATGCAAAAACAGCTGCGGATGGTACGGAATTGAGTGCGAGGCGGCCAGCCGTTGGTCATTGTGTTGATGAAGTTGGGGCTGCTGCGCAGCCCAGCGGGAGCAAGCTCCCTCGCCACAACGGCAATGAAAGTCTTGCGCTGAATTTTCATCAACGCCGTGTCGCGATGCCCGTCAGCGACATTTCTTGTCTGTGCACGAAAATTACTTTCAGTGTGTTTGAAGATTTTCCGTCGAAATGATTTATGAGTTTCACAACACATCGACGTGACCCCATTCGAGGAGTAACGCATGGCACCCGCTTTCGGTTATTGGTTGTTGGTCTATGCGGCCATCGCCATCATTGCGCTGATCGTTCTGATCGCCCGTTACCGGCTTAATCCGTTCATCGTGATTACGCTGGTGTCCATCGGCCTGGCGTTGCTGGCCGGGATGCCGCCGTCGGGTGTGGTGGGGGCGTACGAGGCGGGTGTCGGCAAGACGCTGGGGCACATCGCGCTGGTGGTCGCCCTGGGGACGATGCTCGGCAAGATGATGGCCGAGTCCGGCGGGGCGGAGCGGATGGCGCAGACGCTGATCGAACGCTTCGGCGAGCGCAACGCCCACTGGGCGATGGTGTGCATCGCCTTTCTGGTCGGGCTGCCGCTGTTCTTCGAAGTCGGGTTTGTATTGCTGGTGCCCATTGCGTTCACTATCGCCCGGCGTGTCGGCGTGTCGATCCTGATGGTGGGGCTGCCGATGGTCGCCGGGCTTTCGGTGGTCCATGCCCTGGTGCCGCCGCATCCGGCGGCGATGCTGGCGGTGCAGGCATTCCAGGCCTCGGTGGGGCAGACCTTGCTGTACGCGATCCTGATCGGCATCCCCACGGCGATCATCGCCGGTCCCCTGTACGCCAAATTCATCGTGCCGCGTATCCAACTGCCGGCCGAAAACCCGCTGGAGCGGCAATTTCTCGACCGCGAGCCGCGCGCCAGGCTGCCGGGTTTCGGCATCACCCTGGGGACTATTCTCCTGCCGGTGGTGCTGATGTTGATCGGCGGCTGGGCCAACCTGATTTCCACTCCCGGCAGCGGTTTCAACCAGTTCCTGTTGTTCATCGGCAACTCGGTGATTGCCTTGCTGCTGGCCACTATCCTCAGCTTCTGGACCCTTGGCCTGGCCCAGGGCTTCAACCGTGAGTCGATCCTCAAGTTCACCAACGAATGCCTGGCACCGACGGCCAGCATCACCTTGTTGGTGGGCGCTGGCGGCGGTTTGAACCGGATCCTGGTGGACGCCGGGGTCACGCAGCAGATTGTCGGCCTGGCCCAGGAGTTCCAACTGTCACCGCTGGTCATGGGTTGGCTGTTCGCTGCACTGATGCGCGTCGCCACGGGTTCGGCCACAGTGGCGATGACCACAGCTTCGGGCATCGTCGCGCCCGTGGCGATCGGCCTGGGTTATCCCCATCCCGAACTGCTGGTGCTGGCCACGGGAGCCGGGTCGGTTATCTTTTCCCACGTCAACGACGGCGGCTTCTGGCTGATCAAGGAATACTTCAATATGACCGTTGCCCAAACCTTCAAGACCTGGACCGTGCTCGAAACGCTGATCTCCGTGGTCGCGTTCGGCCTGACCCTCGGCCTTTCGCGCTTGCTCTGAGCGCAACGCCCTTTCACAGGAGCCGTCATGGACATCCTTTACCAGATCCGCTCCCGCCAGGACTCTTTCAGCGCCGGCGAAGGCAGAATCGCCCGGCTGATGCTCGACGATGTCGGCTTTGCCGCTTCCGCCAGCCTGGATGAACTGGCCCAGCGCGCCGAAGTCAGCAGCGCCACGCTGTCGCGCTTCGCCCGCACTGTCGGTTGCCGCGATCTGCGCGATCTGCGCTTGCAACTGGCCCAGGCCAGCGGTGTCGGCAGCCGTTTTCTTGACCCGGCCGGGGCGCCCGAGCAATCGGCGTTTTATGGACAGATCGTCGGCGATATCGAGGCGACCCTGCGTCAACATCTGTCGGGGTTCGAAGAGTCACGGTTCGGCGATGCCGTGCGGATGCTCGGCAAGGCGCGGATGATTCACGCGTTCGGGCTCGGTGGCTGGTCGGCGTTGTGCGGCGAGGAGTTGCAGGTACGGCTGGTGCGTTTTGGCTACCCGATTGCCGCCTGCCGCGACCCGGTGATGATGCGCATCACCGCCACTTCGTTGAGTGAAGAACATCTGGTCATCGCCTGCTCACTCACCGGCATCACCCCGGAATTGTTGGGCGCGGTTGAGCTGGCCCGCAGCTACGGTGCGCCGATCCTGGCCATCACCCGGGCCGACTCGCCCCTCGCCCGACTGGCCGATGTGGTATTGCCCCTGCAAGGCGCCGAAACCTCGTTCATCTACAAACCCACGGCGGCGCGCTACGGCATGCTGCTGGCCATCGACGTGCTCGCCACCGAACTCGCATTGGCCCACCCCGAAGACAACCAAGAACGCCTGCGGCGGGTCAAGCTCGCCCTGGACGATTACCGCGGCGGTGACGATCACCTGCCGTTGGGAGACTGACATGCAATACGACACCCTTATTCGCAACGCGCGGGTCATTGATGGCCGCGATACCCCCGGCTACAACGCCGATGTAGGGATTCGCGACGGGCGCATCGAGCGCATCGGCGACCTGGGCGATGCCCGGGCGATTGAAGAAATCGACGCCGCTGGCCGCGTGCTAGCGCCGGGCTTCATCGATGTGCACACCCACGACGACACCGTGGTCATCCGCCAACCACAGATGCTGCCCAAGCTTAGCCAGGGGGTGACCACGGTCATCGTCGGCAATTGCGGCATCAGCGCTGCACCCGTCAGCCTGCGCGGCGATCCGCCGGACCCGATGAACCTGCTCGGCACCGCCCAGGCATTCGCCTACCCACGCTTCGATGATTATCGAGCAGCGGTGGAAGCGGCCATGCCTGCCGTCAACGTCGCTGCCTTGGTGGGCCACACGGCCCTGCGCAGCAACCACATGGAGGATTTGTTGCGCACCGCCAGCGTGGGAGAAATCGCGGCGATGCGTG is a window from the Pseudomonas brassicacearum genome containing:
- a CDS encoding NAD(P)H-dependent oxidoreductase — translated: MKKILLLNGGKKFAHSDGRYNATLHETALSVLDRGGLDVKTTFIDGGYDIKEEVAKFLWADVIIYQMPGWWMGAPWTVKKYIDEVFTEGHGSLYASDGRTRSDASQKYGSGGLLQGKQYMLSLTWNAPQQAFDDPTDFFEAKGVDAVYFPFHKANQFLGMTGLPTFLCVDVMKRPNVEADVVRYEQHLREVFGLSR
- a CDS encoding LysR family transcriptional regulator produces the protein MKARSDELQIFVCVIECGSISAAAEQVGQTPSAVSRTLSRLEAKLDTTLINRTTRRMDLTEEGKYFFEQAKGILDQMDELEERLSSRQKNPAGRLRINAASPFMLHAIVPHIEEFRRLYPDIQLELNSNDLIIDLLEQSTDIAIRIGTLTDSTLHARSLGCSPLHILASPTYLKQHGTPSSVAELAGHALLGFAQNEGLNQWPLRHVHGDRWPIQAAISASSGETVRHLALQGQGIACLSDFMTRDDIQAGRLEVLLADANSGYRQPINAVYYRNSQLALRIQCFLDFIQGKLADYASREFKG
- a CDS encoding NAD-dependent epimerase/dehydratase family protein, translating into MNVFVTGAAGFIGGSIATGLVRAGHQVTGLVRSAEQAGELTALGIKPVIGTLEDSKLLTEQARAADAVINAASSDHRGAVEALIEGLKGSNKVLLHTSGSSIVGDASGGRSSEDIYYEGKLPQPTPDKAARVAIDNLVLDAAKQGVNSAVICNTLIYGHSLGVKRDSVQLPRLLKQARKSGVVRHVGPGQNIWSNVHIEDVVELYKLALTHNQPGTFYFVESGEASFIDMTTAMARALQLGEPQDWPLADAEAEWGYEMANYGLGSNSRVRGKNARELLGWTPKRTSVVEWILAEMV
- a CDS encoding SulP family inorganic anion transporter; amino-acid sequence: MKPARLRADVLAGLTTSFALLPECIAFALVAHLNPLMGLYGAFILCTLTALFGGRPGMVSGAAGSMAVVIIALVVQHGVQYLLATVLLGGLIMLAFGLLRLGKLVRMVPHPVMLGFVNGLAIVIALAQLEHFKIDQTWLSGGPLYLMVGLVALTMAIVYLLPRLTRSVPQALVAILGVGLAVYLLGLPTRTLGDMAHIAGGLPAFAWPDIPWNLKTLQIVAPYAVIMAMVGLLETLLTLNLTDEITQSRGYPDRECVALGAANMVSGLFGGMGGCAMIGQTMINLSSGGRGRLSGVVAGVMVLLFVLFLSPLIERIPLAALVGVMFVVSQQTFAWASLRVINKVPVNDVLVIIAVTVITVFTDLAIAVLCGIVIAALNFAWQQARELYADTHLEADGSKLYRLHGTLFFASTTPFLNQFDPANDPAQVTLDCRHLSFVDYSAIAALKTLRERYSKAGKHLRVYHLSDRCKQMLKRAGEQHD
- a CDS encoding gluconate:H+ symporter, with amino-acid sequence MAPAFGYWLLVYAAIAIIALIVLIARYRLNPFIVITLVSIGLALLAGMPPSGVVGAYEAGVGKTLGHIALVVALGTMLGKMMAESGGAERMAQTLIERFGERNAHWAMVCIAFLVGLPLFFEVGFVLLVPIAFTIARRVGVSILMVGLPMVAGLSVVHALVPPHPAAMLAVQAFQASVGQTLLYAILIGIPTAIIAGPLYAKFIVPRIQLPAENPLERQFLDREPRARLPGFGITLGTILLPVVLMLIGGWANLISTPGSGFNQFLLFIGNSVIALLLATILSFWTLGLAQGFNRESILKFTNECLAPTASITLLVGAGGGLNRILVDAGVTQQIVGLAQEFQLSPLVMGWLFAALMRVATGSATVAMTTASGIVAPVAIGLGYPHPELLVLATGAGSVIFSHVNDGGFWLIKEYFNMTVAQTFKTWTVLETLISVVAFGLTLGLSRLL
- a CDS encoding MurR/RpiR family transcriptional regulator, encoding MDILYQIRSRQDSFSAGEGRIARLMLDDVGFAASASLDELAQRAEVSSATLSRFARTVGCRDLRDLRLQLAQASGVGSRFLDPAGAPEQSAFYGQIVGDIEATLRQHLSGFEESRFGDAVRMLGKARMIHAFGLGGWSALCGEELQVRLVRFGYPIAACRDPVMMRITATSLSEEHLVIACSLTGITPELLGAVELARSYGAPILAITRADSPLARLADVVLPLQGAETSFIYKPTAARYGMLLAIDVLATELALAHPEDNQERLRRVKLALDDYRGGDDHLPLGD